In the genome of Gammaproteobacteria bacterium, one region contains:
- a CDS encoding NAD(P)H-dependent oxidoreductase subunit E — protein sequence MPPTTPTPKQPTRRKKRGQPRGRSVSTDALSDIRALLGERPRRRDLLIEFLHLIQDRYNHISAAHIVALAREMKLAPAEIYEVATFYHHFDVVKEGETPPPPLTVRVCDSITCEMFGGERLIADLQQKTGDGVRIQRVPCVGRCDAAPVAVVGTNPVAAATANTVLQAIETNATQAATPHHADYTQYKDNHGYTLLNAVASGERDGESVIAALEQSNLRGLGGAGFPAGRKWRIVAAEPAPRYLAVNIDEGEPGTFKDRHYLEHDPHRFLEGMLIAAQVVGVEAIYIYLRDEYAGIRAMLETELARLRDSPPCPAPWTPPPIELRRGAGAYICGEESAMIESIEGKRGMPRLRPPFVAQNGLFGRPTLEHNMETLYWVRDIIEQGADWFASHGRNGRSGLRSFSVSGRVNKPGVHLAPAGITARELIDEYCEGMTPGHELYGYFPGGASGGILPASLADVPLDFDTLNEHGCFIGSAAVIVLSDKDSARAAALNAMRFFSHESCGKCTPCRVGTAKAAQLMEKPAWDTALLGELSQVMNDASICGLGQAASNPLQCVIQYFPHELDR from the coding sequence ATGCCCCCAACCACCCCCACCCCCAAACAACCCACCCGCCGCAAAAAGCGCGGGCAACCGCGCGGCAGGAGCGTCAGCACCGACGCCCTGTCCGACATCCGCGCCCTGCTCGGCGAGCGTCCGCGGCGGCGCGACCTGCTGATTGAATTCCTGCACCTGATACAAGACCGCTACAACCACATCAGCGCCGCGCACATCGTCGCGCTGGCGCGTGAGATGAAACTGGCGCCGGCGGAAATCTACGAAGTGGCGACCTTCTACCACCACTTTGATGTCGTCAAGGAAGGCGAGACACCGCCGCCGCCGCTGACGGTGCGCGTCTGCGACTCCATCACCTGCGAGATGTTCGGCGGCGAACGCCTGATTGCCGACCTGCAACAAAAAACCGGCGACGGCGTCAGAATCCAGCGCGTGCCGTGCGTCGGGCGCTGCGACGCCGCCCCGGTCGCCGTCGTCGGCACAAACCCCGTCGCCGCCGCCACCGCAAACACCGTGCTGCAAGCCATCGAAACCAACGCAACCCAGGCCGCAACCCCGCACCACGCCGACTACACCCAATACAAAGACAACCACGGCTACACGCTGCTCAACGCCGTCGCAAGCGGCGAGCGCGACGGCGAATCCGTCATCGCCGCGCTTGAACAATCCAACCTGCGCGGCCTCGGCGGCGCCGGCTTTCCCGCCGGGCGCAAGTGGCGCATCGTCGCCGCCGAACCCGCGCCGCGCTATCTCGCGGTCAACATTGACGAAGGCGAACCCGGCACTTTCAAGGACCGCCATTATCTTGAACACGACCCGCACCGCTTTCTTGAAGGCATGCTGATTGCCGCGCAGGTCGTCGGCGTTGAGGCCATCTACATCTACCTGCGCGACGAATACGCCGGCATCCGCGCAATGCTTGAAACCGAACTTGCGCGGCTGCGCGACAGCCCGCCCTGCCCCGCGCCGTGGACGCCGCCGCCGATCGAACTGCGCCGCGGCGCCGGCGCCTACATCTGCGGCGAGGAGTCGGCGATGATTGAATCCATTGAAGGCAAACGCGGCATGCCGCGCCTGCGCCCGCCCTTCGTCGCGCAAAACGGCCTGTTCGGGCGCCCGACGCTCGAGCACAACATGGAAACCCTCTACTGGGTGCGCGACATCATTGAACAGGGCGCCGATTGGTTCGCATCGCACGGGCGCAACGGGCGCAGCGGCCTGCGTTCGTTCTCGGTCAGTGGCCGCGTCAACAAACCCGGCGTCCACCTCGCCCCCGCCGGCATCACCGCGCGCGAACTGATTGACGAATACTGCGAAGGCATGACGCCCGGCCACGAACTCTACGGCTACTTTCCCGGCGGCGCCTCGGGCGGCATCCTGCCGGCGTCGCTGGCCGATGTCCCGCTCGACTTCGACACGCTGAACGAACACGGCTGCTTCATCGGCTCGGCGGCGGTCATCGTGCTGTCGGACAAAGACAGCGCGCGCGCCGCCGCCCTCAACGCGATGCGCTTTTTCTCGCACGAATCGTGCGGCAAGTGCACGCCGTGCCGCGTCGGCACCGCGAAAGCCGCGCAACTGATGGAAAAACCGGCCTGGGACACGGCGCTGCTGGGCGAGTTGTCGCAGGTGATGAACGACGCCTCCATCTGCGGCCTCGGCCAGGCCGCGTCCAATCCGCTGCAATGTGTGATTCAATACTTCCCGCATGAACTCGACAGATGA
- a CDS encoding N-6 DNA methylase, with product MSSLVSSYLQDIAKTYSGGQFTEHSFRGDLQKFLKKLLPDAHITNEPRQITNCGAPDYVLARGKIPFGYIEAKSINKSLDNSAYEEQLSRYFKFTNNLIFTNYLDFRLFRDGKQVSEVSIADFKHNKIKGKPDNFDDFINLIKIFADYEGQTITKAAVLAEHMANRAKALAGVVVKALASDTEDKNKANKRDSELQNQFKTFRRVLMPDMLPTEFADMYAQTIAYGMFAARLHDQTLEDFSRREAAYLIPGSNPFLRKFFQHIAGDDLDKRIQWIVNNLADIFRATDVAELMKNFGKPTHRTDPFIHFYETFLEKYDKKLRKSRGVYYTPEPVVSFIVQAVDEVLKTEFKLSAGLADTAKINVEIEDSQRELHKVQILDPATGTGTFLAEVVKKIHERFVTQKGIWPDYVENDLIPRLNGFEILMASYAMAHLKLEMILKDTGCGPGDSRLRIFLTNSLEEHDSGIGSQLAMWLSDESKEADEIKRDVPVMVVLGNPPYAVSSSNTGDWIRELIESYKIGLKEKKLNLDDDYIKFTCYGEYLIEKTGEGILAYISNNSFIDGITHRQMRRHLLKTFDKIYILDLHGNAKKKETSPDGSPDKNVFDIMQGVSINIFVKTGKKESGALGEVFHFDLFGERKSKYKFLWEHGLGEVKFQKLEPVPPGFFFVPKDFSAQEEYEKGFIVNKLFNVFNSGIKTDRDSLFIDFDAKKLSARIEKLFSGDFDETFKEEFQVKDSGSYKLTRKIQNRNYDANHINSIQYRPFDCRWIYYTPTMISRPAEKAMKHILAGENLGLMTSRSYPTNSVFDRVFITRHIADVHAASDQTYFFPLYTYPDKKQIRLDGESTRKPNLSADIVKNIAGQLDLQFMPEETNRRNTFAPVDMLDYIYAVLHSPAYREKYREFLKIDFPRIPFPENKTQFRKLIKLGAELRALHLMESSKLETLATSYPETGDNIISNIKYEKGKIWINEKQYFEKIPQAAWDFYIGGYQPAQKYLKERKGRALIWDEINHYQKIIVALTETRKIMSRIDKVL from the coding sequence ATGTCTTCATTAGTCTCATCTTATCTTCAGGATATTGCCAAGACCTACAGTGGCGGCCAGTTCACTGAGCATAGTTTTCGTGGTGATTTGCAGAAGTTTCTGAAAAAGCTTTTGCCCGATGCTCATATTACCAATGAGCCCCGGCAAATCACCAACTGCGGTGCTCCGGATTATGTTTTGGCGCGTGGGAAAATTCCTTTCGGCTATATTGAAGCCAAGAGTATAAACAAATCCCTGGATAATTCGGCTTATGAAGAGCAGTTAAGTCGTTATTTCAAGTTTACGAACAACCTGATTTTCACCAACTATCTTGATTTCCGCCTGTTTCGGGATGGAAAGCAAGTTTCTGAAGTCTCTATTGCGGATTTCAAGCACAATAAAATCAAGGGGAAGCCTGACAACTTTGATGATTTCATCAATCTCATCAAAATCTTTGCGGATTATGAAGGACAAACCATTACGAAGGCTGCCGTTCTTGCGGAACATATGGCGAACAGGGCAAAAGCGCTCGCTGGGGTTGTCGTCAAGGCTTTAGCCAGTGACACAGAGGATAAAAATAAGGCTAACAAAAGGGACAGCGAATTACAGAACCAGTTCAAAACATTCAGACGAGTTCTGATGCCGGACATGCTTCCAACTGAATTTGCCGATATGTATGCCCAAACCATTGCTTATGGCATGTTTGCTGCCCGCTTGCATGACCAGACTCTGGAAGACTTTTCCCGCCGTGAGGCAGCCTATTTGATTCCGGGAAGTAATCCGTTCCTCAGGAAATTTTTCCAACATATTGCAGGCGATGATTTGGATAAGCGTATTCAGTGGATTGTGAATAATCTTGCCGACATTTTCAGGGCGACAGATGTTGCGGAATTGATGAAGAATTTCGGCAAACCAACTCATCGCACTGACCCGTTTATTCATTTCTATGAAACTTTCCTTGAGAAGTACGATAAAAAGTTACGCAAAAGTCGCGGAGTGTATTACACACCAGAGCCGGTGGTAAGTTTTATCGTGCAGGCTGTGGATGAGGTTTTGAAGACCGAGTTCAAGCTGTCTGCCGGGTTGGCGGATACCGCTAAAATTAATGTTGAAATAGAGGATTCGCAGCGGGAATTACATAAAGTCCAGATTTTGGATCCTGCGACTGGCACCGGCACCTTCCTTGCCGAAGTGGTGAAAAAGATTCATGAAAGATTTGTCACGCAAAAAGGCATCTGGCCGGATTATGTGGAAAATGATTTGATACCGCGCTTGAATGGCTTCGAAATATTGATGGCATCTTATGCCATGGCACACCTGAAACTGGAAATGATTCTGAAAGATACCGGCTGCGGACCTGGGGACAGCCGCTTGCGGATTTTCCTCACCAACTCGCTGGAAGAGCATGATTCCGGGATTGGGAGCCAGTTGGCTATGTGGCTTTCTGATGAGTCGAAGGAAGCAGATGAGATTAAGCGTGATGTGCCGGTGATGGTAGTGCTGGGAAATCCCCCTTACGCTGTCAGCAGCAGCAACACCGGAGATTGGATTCGAGAACTGATTGAAAGTTACAAAATAGGTCTCAAAGAGAAAAAACTGAATCTGGATGACGACTACATAAAATTTACCTGTTACGGGGAATATCTGATTGAAAAGACTGGTGAGGGCATTCTTGCCTATATCTCCAACAACAGTTTTATTGATGGGATAACCCATCGCCAAATGCGCCGTCATCTACTGAAGACTTTTGACAAGATTTATATCCTGGACTTGCATGGCAACGCCAAGAAAAAAGAGACTTCCCCTGATGGTTCACCCGATAAAAATGTGTTTGACATTATGCAAGGTGTTTCCATCAATATCTTTGTCAAGACAGGCAAGAAGGAAAGTGGCGCTTTGGGGGAAGTTTTCCACTTTGATTTGTTTGGTGAACGCAAAAGCAAGTACAAATTTTTGTGGGAGCATGGCCTCGGAGAAGTCAAATTTCAGAAGCTGGAGCCTGTGCCTCCTGGTTTCTTTTTTGTGCCAAAAGATTTCTCTGCACAAGAGGAATATGAGAAAGGATTCATTGTGAACAAATTGTTCAACGTATTCAACTCAGGGATAAAAACTGACCGAGACAGTCTTTTTATTGATTTTGATGCCAAGAAGCTTTCTGCTCGCATAGAAAAACTGTTTTCGGGAGATTTTGATGAAACTTTCAAAGAAGAGTTCCAGGTCAAAGACTCAGGAAGCTATAAACTTACCAGAAAAATACAAAATAGAAACTATGATGCTAATCACATTAACTCAATCCAATACAGACCATTTGATTGTCGCTGGATTTACTATACTCCGACAATGATTAGCCGCCCAGCAGAAAAGGCAATGAAGCATATACTCGCAGGCGAGAACCTGGGGTTGATGACCTCCCGGTCGTACCCCACTAACTCTGTATTCGATCGTGTTTTTATAACTCGCCATATCGCGGATGTTCACGCCGCCAGCGATCAAACTTACTTTTTCCCGCTCTACACGTACCCCGACAAAAAGCAAATTCGGCTCGACGGTGAAAGCACCCGTAAGCCAAACCTGAGTGCCGATATTGTAAAAAACATCGCCGGCCAACTTGATTTGCAATTCATGCCGGAAGAAACCAATCGTCGCAACACCTTTGCGCCGGTAGATATGCTGGACTATATTTATGCAGTGCTTCACAGCCCTGCCTACCGTGAAAAATATCGGGAGTTTCTCAAGATAGATTTCCCTCGCATACCATTTCCTGAGAATAAAACCCAATTCCGCAAATTGATAAAGCTCGGTGCCGAGTTGCGCGCCTTACACTTGATGGAAAGTTCCAAACTGGAAACTTTGGCGACGTCCTACCCAGAAACAGGTGACAACATTATCAGCAATATCAAGTATGAGAAAGGAAAGATATGGATTAACGAAAAACAATATTTTGAAAAAATCCCTCAAGCTGCATGGGATTTCTACATCGGTGGCTACCAGCCTGCCCAAAAATATCTAAAAGAACGAAAAGGCCGCGCCCTGATTTGGGATGAAATCAACCATTACCAGAAAATTATCGTAGCGCTGACAGAGACCAGAAAAATCATGTCAAGAATTGACAAGGTTTTGTGA
- the fdhF gene encoding formate dehydrogenase subunit alpha, with protein MNSNEKQTDMAGQHTAVTFTLNGERITAASGETILQAAARHGVAIPHLCYKEGLRADGNCRACMVEIEGERALQPACVRKPADGMTVASGGDRVLHSQRMVLELLQSDLSQSRRTLNSELDHWAKHLNLGPPRFEARANPQADASHPGIAVNLDACIQCTRCVRACREEQNNDVIGYAHRGASSLIVFDLDDPMGDSSCVGCGECVQACPTGALMPAGDVALQKADKTVKSVCPYCGVGCLLNFHVADGKILHVEGRDGPSNKGRLCVKGRYGFDYIHSDERLTRPLIRADGAAKTAGIEDLDAQDIAAMFREADWDEALDTAAAGLQRILQQHGPGALAGFGSAKGSNEEAYLFQKLVRTAFHTNNVDHCTRLCHASSVAALLEGIGSGAVSNQVADVAEADVIIVIGANPTENHPVAATFIKNAARAGKTLIVMDPRRTELARHADHFLQFKPDTDVAMLNAIMHSIVQQGLTDDAFIARRTEGFDELRRSLDQYPPENMAAVCGIPAQTLHEVARVYAAARNSIIFWGMGISQHIHGTDNARCLIAMALMTGQIGRPGTGLHPLRGQNNVQGASDVGLIPMVFPDYQRVDNDAARRRFEQLWGVELDPEPGLTVVEIMNAVTDGKLRGMYIMGENPAMSDPNLSHARAALAALEHLVVQDIFMTETALFADVILPASAFPEKTGTFTNTDRRVQLGREAVAPPGDARQDLWIIQQMAKRLGLDWRYDGAADVFAEMTGAMDSIRGITWQRLEREHSVTYPCEREDDPGQPVIFRDRFPTADGLGRFVPAAFSRADELPDGQYPYVFITGRQLEHWHTGAMTRRASVLNEIEPVAVASLHPNDLGAIGAAEGDRVRLTSRRGTVECRVRADDGLVPGQVFMPFCFREAAANLLTNEALDPFGKIPEFKFCALRVEKAA; from the coding sequence ATGAACTCGAACGAAAAGCAAACTGACATGGCCGGCCAGCACACCGCCGTCACCTTCACGCTGAACGGCGAGCGCATCACCGCCGCAAGCGGCGAGACCATCCTGCAGGCCGCCGCGCGCCACGGCGTCGCCATCCCGCACCTGTGCTACAAGGAGGGGCTGCGCGCCGACGGCAACTGCCGCGCGTGCATGGTGGAAATTGAGGGCGAGCGCGCATTGCAGCCGGCGTGCGTCAGAAAACCCGCCGACGGCATGACAGTCGCGTCCGGCGGCGACCGCGTGCTGCACTCGCAGCGCATGGTGCTGGAACTGCTGCAATCCGACCTGTCGCAAAGCCGCCGCACGCTGAACAGCGAACTCGACCACTGGGCGAAACACCTGAACCTCGGCCCGCCGCGCTTCGAGGCGCGCGCCAACCCGCAGGCGGACGCCTCGCACCCCGGCATCGCCGTCAACCTTGATGCCTGCATCCAGTGCACGCGCTGCGTGCGCGCCTGCCGCGAGGAGCAGAACAACGATGTCATCGGCTACGCGCACCGCGGCGCGTCGTCGCTGATTGTGTTCGACCTGGACGACCCGATGGGCGACAGCAGTTGCGTCGGCTGCGGCGAATGCGTGCAGGCCTGCCCCACCGGCGCGCTGATGCCGGCGGGCGATGTCGCGCTGCAAAAGGCCGACAAGACGGTCAAGTCGGTGTGCCCGTATTGCGGCGTCGGCTGCCTGCTGAACTTCCATGTCGCCGACGGCAAAATCCTTCATGTAGAAGGCCGCGACGGCCCCTCCAACAAGGGGCGCCTGTGCGTCAAGGGCCGCTACGGCTTTGATTACATCCACAGCGACGAACGCCTGACGCGCCCGCTGATACGCGCCGACGGCGCCGCCAAAACCGCCGGCATTGAAGACCTCGACGCACAAGACATCGCCGCGATGTTCCGCGAGGCCGACTGGGACGAGGCGCTCGACACCGCCGCCGCCGGCCTGCAACGCATCCTGCAACAGCACGGCCCCGGCGCCCTCGCCGGCTTCGGCTCGGCCAAAGGCTCCAACGAGGAAGCCTACCTGTTCCAGAAACTGGTGCGAACCGCCTTCCACACCAACAATGTGGACCACTGCACGCGGCTGTGCCATGCGTCGTCGGTCGCGGCGCTGCTGGAAGGCATCGGCTCCGGCGCGGTCTCCAACCAGGTCGCGGATGTCGCCGAGGCCGATGTCATCATCGTCATCGGCGCCAACCCGACCGAGAACCACCCGGTCGCGGCGACCTTCATCAAGAACGCCGCGCGCGCCGGCAAGACGCTGATAGTGATGGACCCGCGCCGCACCGAACTGGCGCGCCACGCCGACCACTTCCTGCAATTCAAGCCCGACACCGATGTCGCGATGCTGAACGCCATCATGCATTCCATCGTGCAGCAGGGCCTGACCGACGACGCCTTCATTGCAAGGCGCACCGAAGGGTTTGACGAACTGCGCCGCTCGCTTGACCAATACCCGCCGGAGAACATGGCGGCGGTGTGCGGCATTCCGGCGCAGACGCTGCACGAGGTCGCGCGCGTGTACGCGGCGGCGCGCAACTCGATCATCTTCTGGGGCATGGGCATCTCGCAGCACATCCACGGCACCGACAACGCCCGCTGCCTGATTGCGATGGCGCTGATGACCGGCCAGATTGGCCGCCCCGGCACCGGCCTGCACCCGCTGCGCGGGCAGAACAATGTGCAGGGCGCCTCCGATGTCGGCCTGATTCCGATGGTGTTTCCCGACTACCAGCGCGTGGACAACGACGCGGCGCGGCGGCGTTTCGAGCAACTGTGGGGTGTTGAACTGGACCCCGAACCGGGCCTGACGGTGGTCGAGATCATGAACGCCGTCACCGACGGCAAACTGCGCGGCATGTACATCATGGGCGAGAACCCGGCGATGTCCGACCCCAACCTGAGCCACGCGCGCGCGGCGCTGGCGGCGCTGGAGCACCTTGTCGTGCAGGACATCTTCATGACCGAGACCGCGCTGTTCGCCGATGTCATCCTGCCGGCGTCGGCGTTCCCGGAAAAGACCGGCACCTTCACCAACACCGACCGCCGCGTGCAACTGGGGCGCGAGGCCGTCGCGCCGCCGGGCGACGCGCGCCAGGATTTGTGGATTATCCAGCAGATGGCCAAACGCCTCGGCCTTGATTGGCGCTACGACGGCGCCGCCGATGTCTTCGCCGAGATGACCGGCGCGATGGACAGCATCCGCGGCATCACCTGGCAACGGCTGGAGCGCGAGCATTCGGTCACCTACCCGTGCGAGCGCGAGGACGACCCGGGGCAGCCGGTCATCTTCCGCGACCGCTTCCCGACCGCCGACGGCCTGGGCCGCTTCGTGCCCGCCGCCTTCAGCCGCGCCGACGAACTGCCCGACGGGCAATACCCCTATGTGTTCATCACCGGACGCCAACTTGAACACTGGCACACCGGCGCGATGACGCGGCGCGCCAGCGTGCTGAACGAGATTGAGCCGGTCGCGGTCGCGTCGCTGCACCCGAACGACCTCGGCGCCATCGGCGCCGCCGAAGGCGACCGCGTGCGCCTGACCTCGCGGCGCGGCACGGTTGAGTGCCGCGTGCGCGCCGACGACGGCCTGGTGCCGGGCCAGGTGTTCATGCCGTTCTGCTTCCGCGAAGCCGCCGCCAACCTGCTGACGAACGAGGCACTCGACCCGTTCGGCAAGATACCGGAATTCAAGTTCTGCGCGCTGAGGGTTGAGAAGGCGGCTTGA
- a CDS encoding 4a-hydroxytetrahydrobiopterin dehydratase, which produces MSWREIKAEETYSEEQIKQRLEEELPRWYYEDGWIRRKYRTQGWKGTLMVINTVGHLAEAAFHHPDLTASYAFVVVKLMNHAAKGVTNKDFELAKKIEEVIQWQPGKEGGALEGTPSDQRFAYIKYDE; this is translated from the coding sequence ATGAGTTGGAGAGAAATAAAAGCCGAAGAAACCTATTCGGAAGAGCAAATCAAGCAGAGGCTTGAGGAGGAACTGCCGCGCTGGTATTACGAGGACGGCTGGATACGGCGCAAATACCGCACGCAGGGCTGGAAAGGGACGCTGATGGTCATCAACACGGTGGGGCATCTGGCGGAAGCCGCCTTCCACCATCCGGACCTGACCGCTTCGTATGCGTTTGTCGTCGTCAAGTTGATGAACCACGCCGCGAAGGGCGTGACGAACAAGGATTTCGAGTTGGCGAAAAAAATCGAGGAAGTGATTCAGTGGCAGCCTGGCAAAGAGGGCGGGGCACTGGAAGGCACGCCTTCAGACCAGCGGTTTGCCTATATCAAGTATGACGAGTGA